The Nocardioides salarius genome includes a region encoding these proteins:
- a CDS encoding metal-sensitive transcriptional regulator → MAATSVARSSLILRLKRVEGQVRGIARMVNDDRDCIDILTQLSAADQGLRSVAVGLLDEHVAQCLVAAGDASESHRATKLREAHDAIVRLARH, encoded by the coding sequence ATGGCCGCAACTAGCGTGGCCCGCAGCTCGTTGATCCTGCGGCTCAAGCGGGTTGAGGGACAGGTGCGTGGCATCGCCCGAATGGTCAACGATGACCGGGACTGTATCGACATCCTTACCCAGCTCTCCGCCGCAGACCAGGGCCTTCGCAGCGTCGCGGTCGGGCTCCTGGACGAGCATGTCGCGCAGTGCCTGGTCGCAGCAGGGGACGCCAGCGAATCGCACAGAGCCACCAAGCTTCGAGAAGCCCATGACGCCATTGTCCGGCTGGCCCGACATTGA